A segment of the Flavobacterium azooxidireducens genome:
AATAAAACTTCACTACTTAATTCCATATATAAATTTTTCTGTTTTTTTTATTGAACACTTTTAATATGGATACACATTGTCTGTTGATCAAGACATACAATATGTATAGTTTTGTTTTATGATAAATGTATTTCTGCAAAAAGAATTTGGAGACAGAATTAAGCAACTAAGACTTCAAAAAAAAATCAGCCAAGAAAAATTATCTTTTTTAACTGGTTTTCACAGAACTTATATCGGAATGATTGAGAGAGGCGAAAGAAATATTTCACTTTCAAATATGGCTGTATTTGCAAAAGTTTTTGAAGTTAATCTTTCTGAACTTTTAGATTTAAAAATTATAAATCCAAATCATAATTATAAAAATTATGAAATAAAATCAGAAAAGTAATGTCAAGGAAACACTCATTTGTACTGACATTATCAAATAATGTTACTGAAAAAGAAGGGGTAAACTTTCTAATTGAAAATTACACTGGATTTTTTAAAATTGATTTAGCTACAAAAAAAGAATTATTAGATTTATTGAAAATAGAATATAGGTTCCTACAAGCTTTCGACTTAATTTATGTACCAGAAATGGTTGGAAAGATAGCTGATGCTAATTTTATTCATACTTATTTAGAAGATATTATTTTAGTAGAATTAAAAACAACTAAAAAATATCTGCCTGAAAACCCAAAAGGCTTCTTTTTTGGAGCAACTGAAAATGAATTTAATTTTGGTAAAATTCTTGGTTCTAGATTTAGATTTTGTTTTGTCAGTTTAAATGAAAAAGGTTCATCATTTGCTTTTTTAACTATACAAGAATTAGAAGAAAGAATAAAAACCAGAAGAATTCAATATCAGATTAATTTATAATTTAATAATCTTTTCATTGTGATTTATTTGTTCAATATGGAAAAGTATATCTTCATAATCTTTTTCACTACATTCATTTTTTTCTAATTTATTTACCAATTCACATACGGAATTATAAGAATCCAACATCTCCAACTCATCTTCTTCTTCTATAGCATTTGTGTTGTAAAGAATACTTTCTGGATTAAAGGTTTCTGCCCAATCATATAATTCAGAAATAATTTCATCTCTTTTTTTGTCTATTTTTTCTCTTAAATTCATATTTTTATTTAAAATATTATTGTCTGTTAATTAAACTTTTTACTCCTTAATCTTTTGCAACGAAGTTTTTATTCCACGAATTAAAGCAGAACTAAATCCGCGATGTTCCATTTCGTTTAATCCAACAATTGTGCAACCTTGCGGTGTGGTTACTCTGTCAATTAATTGTTCAGGATGAATTTTTTCTTCCAAAGCCATTTTAGCTGCACCTTTTGCGGTTTGTGATGCGATAGCTAAAGCAGTTTGAGCATCAAAACCGATTTCAATTCCGGCTTGCATTGAAGCACGGATGTATCGCAACGCATACGCAGTTCCGCACGCACCGAGAACGGTGGCGGCATCCATCAGTTTTTCTTCAATCACGATGGCAGTTCCGAGGTGGTTGAATAAGGAGACAACTTGTTCACCAGCTTCTTTATTTTGTTCTGAAAAAGAAATACACGTGGCACTTTCGGCAAATTGAGCGGCGATGTTGGGCATAATTCGAACAATGGGATGTGCTCCTTTTGTTTTTTGTTGTAAGGTTTCCAACGAAACGCCACTCACCGCCGAAGCGATAATTTTATTGGAAATATGCGGCAGGATTTCGTTTAAAACCGTGTCGATTTGATAGGGTTTGATGGTAAGAATAATTAAATCAGCTTTATCAATGTTTTCGATATTGTTGGAAGAAATAGTGATTCCGTTTTGTGAAAGATGTTGAATTTGAGCTGTATTTCTGCGGGTAATTGTGATGTGATTTCCTTTGGAAAAATTGGCTAACCCTACTGCTATGGCAACGCCTAAGTTACCTCCTCCGATGATGTGAATGTTCATGGCTTATTGATTGATTTACGGTTTGTGCCCCTGATAGTAGCGGAAATACTTTTGAAAGGCGGGCTTAGTTTTTGTTGCTCAAAAAAAGCGACTAAAAGAAGCTCTTTTTTGGGCTTACAAAAACAAGCCTGACTGAAAAAGATTGCAGCGGATAGCAGGTTTTGGCACCCTAAAAATACAAATTTTAACGTAAGTTTGGTTTAATACTTTTTATTACCAATGATTTGTTGGAAAAGTGAGGTCTTTTTGTAATTTTTTCTAAAGCTTGAAAAGGAAATTAAACGTTTTTACTTTAGCATTTTTTCTTTTATTAATTCCATTAACTCTAACACTCTAACTTTTAACTGTTCGGGTTCAATAATTTTAGCAAAATCACCAAACATTAGAAAAAATCTAGGGAAACCATCTTGAATATCTTTGCATAAAAAAGTCATTTCTACGTTATTACCAACTACTTTTTCGGAGACAAATCCGTGGTATTTTCGTTCGCCGGAAAGGTATTTTGCCATTTTCTTTTCAATAGAAATAACGACTTTTGTGGTGGGATATTCTTCTTTGTCTTTATTCAAATAAAATTCCAATGCTTCGTGTTCTTTCGTGAAAGCGTTTTCCGTTTTTTTAATGTTGTGAATGCGGTCGGTTCTAAATTGGCGGTAATCGTTCCGCAAATGGCAATAGCCCAACACATACCAATTGTTGTGGTCGTGAAAAACACCCACTGGTTCGATGGTTCTGGCGGTATTTTCATCGGCTTCAAAAGCTTGATAATCCAAAATTAATTGCGTTTTGTCCGCAATACTTCGAAAAATAAAAGCCAATGCATGTGGAGCTTGTTTAGGAAATGTTTTTTCTAATGGCTGCATGACCACATTGGATTCGATGGTAGAAACCCAATCTTTATCGGCACTTTTCAATACCGCTTTCAACTTAAACATCGCCGAAGCATATTGATCTCCGATTAATTTATCTGAAAATTTTTCCATAAGTTTTTCGGCAGCAATAAAACTTTCGGCTTCTTCGCGGGTGAACATGACTGGCGGTAACCGATAACCTTCTAACAAAGAATAACCCAAACCGGCTTCGCTGTAAATGGGCACTCCCGAAGCTTCTAACGTTCTAATATCGCGGTAAATGGTTCGCAAACTTACGTCAAAACGTTTGGCCAATTCGTGTGCTTTTACAATCTTTTTGGATTGTAATTGGATGAGAATGGCGACAATGCGGTCAAAGCGTTTTGGGGTTTCGTCGTGCATAAAAGGCGTTTGTCAAATATAGTGTTTTTTGTTTTGAATTTAACCCACGGTTTTAACCGTGGGGTTTTGTAAACCGTGAGGGAAATCAATTTTCATCCCACGGTTAAAACCGTGGGCTAATGGAAAACCGAACAACAATGAGGTCAAAGCGTTTTGGGGTTTCGTCTTACATAAAAGGCGTTTGTCAAATATAAAGGTTTATTTTTCTAATTTTATTCATAATTTCAGATGTGTAAGACGATAATTATATAAACAAATTTGTTTACATTTGTGTAAAAGTAGAAATATGTATGCTATCCTTAAATATATAAAAGGGATTCATCCCGGAAAAATAATTGACAGAGAACTGAAAAAACAAAACAGCAATCAACGTCAATTGGCATTGGCTGTAGGTGAACATCCACAAACACTTAATGCGATAATTAACGGTAAGCGAAACATAAATACTTCTTTGGCTATAAAAATTGAAGATAAATTAGGTTTAGAAGAAGGTTTTTTGATGACACTTCAGGCTCATTATGATATTAAAATTATCAAGAAAGATGAATCGTATAAACCCAATTTGTCTAAATTAAGAAAAAATACATTTTGGGATACTACTCTCGATAAAATAGATTGGAAGTTAATGAGACGTGCTGTTATTACACGAGTATTTGCCTATGGTACAAAAGAAGAACAAGAAGAAATCATTCGATTTTATGGAAAGGATGAAGTAGAAAGAATTAATAAATTATTTCCTGCTAAAAGATAATTATGTTTTGGAATACTGTTTCACCGTTACTAAAATCCATTTTATCAGATTTGATGAATGAAGAAATATTTTCACACTTTCGTTTGGTTGGAGGAACTGCATTAAGTTTACAATTTGGGCATCGTTTATCAGTTGATATTGATTTATTTACTGATGATGAGTATGGTTCTATCGATTTTAAAAAAATTAGAGATTTTTTAGAAAATAAATATCCCTATTGCAATTACAGAGATGTTGATTTAATTTCATTTGGCACCTATTTTGAAGTTGGCTTATCAAAAGATGATTTTGTAAAAATTGATGTTTATTACACCGATAATTTTGTTTTTAATGAATTGATTATTGACAACGTAAGAATGGCAACTTCAGAAGAAATAATTGCTATGAAATTGGATGTCATTAATAACAAAGGAAGAAAAAAAGACTTTTGGGATATTCATTATTTCTTAGAGAATTATGAGCTTTCTCAATTTATTGAGTTATTTGAAAAGCGATATCCATACGGTAATAGTAAAACATTAAAAAATCAGTTATTAGATTTTGAATTAGCAGATACCGACTTTAATCCTATATGTTTACTAAACAAAGAATGGGAATTGATAAAATATGATTTTGTGGAGAAATTTACTTAATTTAAACATATTTAGCCGAGTTGAAATGGTTATCATACGGTCTAAGCGTTTGTCAATTACAGCTTTTTTTTGGCTTTGAATTTAACCCACAGTTTCAACCGTGGGGTTTTGTGAACCGTGGAGAAAACAATTTTCATCCCACGGTTGAAACCGTGGGCTAATGAAAAACCCAACAACTCTCGTTGTTGGGTTTATATTATTCAAATATTGCATCGCATTTCGTACAGACGTTGCATTGCAACGTCTCTACAATTAATCATTCAACTTCAACACCGCCATAAACGCCTCTTGCGGAATCTCTACATTACCAACCTGACGCATTCTCTTTTTTCCTTTTTTCTGTTTTTCCAACAGTTTTCGTTTACGGGAAATATCTCCACCATAACATTTGGCGGTCACGTCTTTTCGCAACGCTTTAATCGTTTCACGAGCAATAATCTTCGCACCAATTGCCGCTTGAATCGGAATGTCAAACTGTTGTCTCGGAATCAATTCACGCAGTTTTTCACACATTTTCTTACCAATATTATAGGCATTGTCTTCGTGAATCAAAGCCGACAAAGCATCCACCGATTGAGCATTCAACAACACATCTAATTTTACTAATTTTGACGTTCTCATCCCAATAGGTGAGTAGTCAAACGAAGCATATCCTTTAGAAACCGTTTTCAAACGGTCATAAAAATCAAATACAATTTCGGCCAACGGCATATCAAAATTCAACTCAACTCTTTCTGTCGTTAAATAGGTTTGATTCGTAATCACACCGCGTTTTTCAATACACAAACTCATCACATTCCCCACAAAATCCGATTTGGTAATGATGGTTGCTTTGATATACGGTTCTTCCACACGGTCCAATTTAGATGGCTCCGGCAAATCGGAAGGATTGTTTACAATCAAAATTGTATCCGGTTCTTTCTTCGTGTATGCGTGATACGAAACGTTGGGAACCGTTGTAATCACAGTCATATCAAACTCACGCTCCAAACGTTCCTGAATAATCTCCATATGCAACATTCCTAAAAATCCACAACGGAAACCAAAACCAAGAGCAGCAGAACTTTCCGGTAAAAACACCAACGACGCATCGTTCAATTGTAATTTTTCCATCGAAGCTCGTAAATCTTCATAGTCTTCGGTGTCAACAGGATAAATTCCGGCAAAAACCATTGGTTTCACATCCTCAAAACCTGTAATCATATTAGTAGTAGGGTTTTTAGCATCGGTCAATGTATCACCTACTTTTACTTCTTTTGCCTCTTTAATTCCCGAAATTAAATAGCCTACATCACCGGTTGAAATCACATTTTTCGGAACTTGATTCAACTTCAACGTCCCAACTTCATCCGCAAAATATTCGTTTCCGGTGGCCATAAATTTAATCTTCTGACCTTTTTTAATTTCACCGTTTTTCACACGGAAAATTACTTCAATACCACGAAACGGATTGTAATGCGAGTCAAAAATCAACGCCTGCAACGGTTCATCAACATTTCCTTTTGGAGCGGGAATTTTTTCAATAATCGCAGCCAAAATATTTTCTACACCAAAACCGGTCTTACCCGACGCGTGAATAATATCCTCTAATTTACAACCTAATAAATCAATAATATCGTCGCTCACTTCCTCCGGATTGGCACTTGGCAAATCCACTTTATTCAACACCGGAATAATTTCCAAGTCGTTTTCTAAAGCCAAATATAAATTGGAAATCGTTTGAGCCTGAATACTTTGTGCCGCATCCACAATCAACAAAGCCCCTTCACAAGCGGCAATGGATCGCGAAACTTCATACGAAAAATCAACGTGTCCGGGCGTATCAATCAAATTCAAAATATATTTCTCGCCTTTGTATGTATATTCCATTTGAATCGCATGACTCTTAATCGTAATCCCACGTTCACGCTCCAAATCCATGTTGTCCAGTAACTGAGCCTTTTCCTCACGAGCCGTCACCGTTTGAGTAGCCCCCAATAAACGATCGGCCAACGTACTTTTCCCGTGGTCAATGTGAGCAATAATGCAAAAATTTCGTATGTTCTTCATCTTCGTTTAATTCAAATTTTTTGGGCGTTCCCCAAGGGTCGGGCTTTCCGTTCCAAGTCCTCGTCACGGTTTCGCTATCGCTACACCGTTCCTGTGGGCTTTCCACTGCAATCCCTAACGCAAACCCTGCTCCTTAGAGAATTGTGTGCAAATATAAAGCAAAGTTTTGGATTTTAAAGATGTTAAACCTGACAGGTTTTGAAAACCTGTCAGGTTTAGACATAGCTCATTTTGCAAACCCCACCTGTTTCCCTATCTTTGCAAAAAAAATTCAATGCCAAAAATCGGAAACATCATCTTACCCGACTTTCCCTTACTTCTTGCTCCAATGGAA
Coding sequences within it:
- a CDS encoding helix-turn-helix domain-containing protein, whose translation is MINVFLQKEFGDRIKQLRLQKKISQEKLSFLTGFHRTYIGMIERGERNISLSNMAVFAKVFEVNLSELLDLKIINPNHNYKNYEIKSEK
- the proC gene encoding pyrroline-5-carboxylate reductase — translated: MNIHIIGGGNLGVAIAVGLANFSKGNHITITRRNTAQIQHLSQNGITISSNNIENIDKADLIILTIKPYQIDTVLNEILPHISNKIIASAVSGVSLETLQQKTKGAHPIVRIMPNIAAQFAESATCISFSEQNKEAGEQVVSLFNHLGTAIVIEEKLMDAATVLGACGTAYALRYIRASMQAGIEIGFDAQTALAIASQTAKGAAKMALEEKIHPEQLIDRVTTPQGCTIVGLNEMEHRGFSSALIRGIKTSLQKIKE
- a CDS encoding helix-turn-helix transcriptional regulator; translation: MHDETPKRFDRIVAILIQLQSKKIVKAHELAKRFDVSLRTIYRDIRTLEASGVPIYSEAGLGYSLLEGYRLPPVMFTREEAESFIAAEKLMEKFSDKLIGDQYASAMFKLKAVLKSADKDWVSTIESNVVMQPLEKTFPKQAPHALAFIFRSIADKTQLILDYQAFEADENTARTIEPVGVFHDHNNWYVLGYCHLRNDYRQFRTDRIHNIKKTENAFTKEHEALEFYLNKDKEEYPTTKVVISIEKKMAKYLSGERKYHGFVSEKVVGNNVEMTFLCKDIQDGFPRFFLMFGDFAKIIEPEQLKVRVLELMELIKEKMLK
- a CDS encoding HigA family addiction module antitoxin, whose amino-acid sequence is MYAILKYIKGIHPGKIIDRELKKQNSNQRQLALAVGEHPQTLNAIINGKRNINTSLAIKIEDKLGLEEGFLMTLQAHYDIKIIKKDESYKPNLSKLRKNTFWDTTLDKIDWKLMRRAVITRVFAYGTKEEQEEIIRFYGKDEVERINKLFPAKR
- a CDS encoding nucleotidyl transferase AbiEii/AbiGii toxin family protein; this encodes MFWNTVSPLLKSILSDLMNEEIFSHFRLVGGTALSLQFGHRLSVDIDLFTDDEYGSIDFKKIRDFLENKYPYCNYRDVDLISFGTYFEVGLSKDDFVKIDVYYTDNFVFNELIIDNVRMATSEEIIAMKLDVINNKGRKKDFWDIHYFLENYELSQFIELFEKRYPYGNSKTLKNQLLDFELADTDFNPICLLNKEWELIKYDFVEKFT
- the lepA gene encoding translation elongation factor 4; protein product: MKNIRNFCIIAHIDHGKSTLADRLLGATQTVTAREEKAQLLDNMDLERERGITIKSHAIQMEYTYKGEKYILNLIDTPGHVDFSYEVSRSIAACEGALLIVDAAQSIQAQTISNLYLALENDLEIIPVLNKVDLPSANPEEVSDDIIDLLGCKLEDIIHASGKTGFGVENILAAIIEKIPAPKGNVDEPLQALIFDSHYNPFRGIEVIFRVKNGEIKKGQKIKFMATGNEYFADEVGTLKLNQVPKNVISTGDVGYLISGIKEAKEVKVGDTLTDAKNPTTNMITGFEDVKPMVFAGIYPVDTEDYEDLRASMEKLQLNDASLVFLPESSAALGFGFRCGFLGMLHMEIIQERLEREFDMTVITTVPNVSYHAYTKKEPDTILIVNNPSDLPEPSKLDRVEEPYIKATIITKSDFVGNVMSLCIEKRGVITNQTYLTTERVELNFDMPLAEIVFDFYDRLKTVSKGYASFDYSPIGMRTSKLVKLDVLLNAQSVDALSALIHEDNAYNIGKKMCEKLRELIPRQQFDIPIQAAIGAKIIARETIKALRKDVTAKCYGGDISRKRKLLEKQKKGKKRMRQVGNVEIPQEAFMAVLKLND